The genomic window TGGTGGCGCTGGTGGTGGCTGCCATGAGTCTGTATTTCACGCCCACCGGCGCGGAACGTTCCTCGGGCCTGCTGACCGCAGACAAGTCCCGCAATGAATTCGATCACCTGATACCGAAGAAATTTGTCTCGACCGAGGGTGACAGGGCCGTCTACTACGCCGATGCCCTGAGCGAGGACAAGTCGACGATGTACGACGTGTTTCTCGCCGAGCTGGGTTCCTCTCGTGCAGATACCGAGACGGATTACCAGATCGTGCATTTTGCCCGCGAGGGGGTGCAACAGATCGATGCAGAAACGGGGCTGCGGTACCTGGTGCTCAATGATGGCTACCGCTATGAGGGCGTACCGGGGCAGCGGGATTACCGGGTGATGAAATTCGACAGCTACGAGATCCTGCTGGATATTCCGCGCCTGCGCCAGAGCGCGAGCGATCGCATTGAGGCGGCTTCGACACTGGACTTGTTGCGCAGTGACGGGCGCGAGGAGCGGGCCTATCTGCATTGGCGATTCAGCCTGCCTGTACTGGTTCTGGTCGTGGCGGTGTTGGCGGTGCCACTCAGCCGCACCAATCCCCGCCAGGGGCGCTACGCCAAAATGATTCCCGCCATTCTCCTGTATATGGTGTACCTGGTCGTGCTGCAGGGGGTGCGTGGGGCCGTTGAGGACGGTGATATCGAAAACCCGGCCGCTATCTGGCTGGTCCATCCGCCATTCCTGATCCTGGGCCTGTTCCTGCTGGGTGGCCGCAACTGGGGGCGCCGACCCAAGAGCGCCCCTGCCGACAGCGGCCCGCCGGCAGATGGGGAGGTGAAGGATGCATAAGCTCGATATGTACATCGGCCGCACAGTGGCGCTCTCGGTGGGTGCGGTGCTGATGGTGATCCTGGGTCTCGACATCATCTTTGCCATCGTCGATGAGCTGGGCGAGATGGATGCGGGCTACCAGACGGCCCAGGCGATTCAGTACGTGATCTGGACCATCCCCGGGCGGATCTACGAACAGCTGGGCTTTTCCGCCCTGGTGGGCTGCATGGTGGGGCTGGGTACCCTGGCTGGCACCAGTGAGCTGACGGTCATGCGCGCTGCCGGTGTCTCCATCGGCCGGATTGCCTGGGCAGTGATGAAACCGGTGATCCTGTTGATTGCCATCGGCCTGGCGCTGGCGGAATTTGTGGTGCCACTCACCAACCAGACGGCGGAGAGCCGCAAGGCGATCGCCCTCGGTGACCTGGAGGATGCCGGCCTGGAGAGTGGCATGTGGATGCGCGATGGCGATGAGTTTATCCACTTCAATGCCGCGATATCAGGCGGCCGGCTGTACGGCATTACCCGTTATCACTTCGGGGGTGAACGTGAGCTGGAGTGGGTGGAGTTCGCTGAGCGGGCACAGTTTGCCGAAGACAAATGGATGCTGAACAACAGCCGCGCCACGCGCTTCTCCGAGGAGTTTGTGGAGAGCGATGCCCGCGAGCGTGGTATCTGGCAGACGGACATTTCGCCACAGCTGTTCTCGCTGGTGGTGCCGCTGCCGTCCGACCTTTCGCCCAGTAGCCTCTGGTCCTATGGCCGTTTCCTCGATCGCAAGGGCGAGGATGCCAGCCGCTACTGGCTGCAGTTCTGGAAGAAGTTGTTGCAGCCGCTCACCATTGCCAGCCTGGTCATGGTGGCAATCTCGTTCATCTTCGGTCCATTGCGCGAGGTGACTACCGGCCTACGGGTGTTTACCGGGGTGATCGTGGGCATTGTTTTCCAGACCCTGCAGGACATGCTCGGGCCTTCTTCACTGGTATTCGGCTTTCCGCCCTTCGTGGCGGTGTTGGTGCCCATTGCGCTGTGCTTTGCGGTGGGCTGGATGCTGTTACGGCGGGCGCGCTAGCCCGCCGATCGGTTGTTTTGTATCCGTTATTTCTTGCTGGGTTTGGGCAGCAGGCGAACCTGGGAGTTGGATGCCAGGTCGTGCCAGCTGGCGCGATCCTGACGTGTCCAGGCCCAGAAGTACCCTGCACCGAAGAGTACGAGTGAAATCGGCGCGACCAGTGCGCGGATCGTGCACTGCGTCCAGCTCAGCTGGACCCCCTCCGGGTTCGCCACCATCAGTCGCCAGGCGCGCATACCGATCGTCTGGCCGGCTCCCCGCCAGGACCAGAAATAATAGCCGGCGATCACCGCCAGCATACCCAGCTGTAACAGCGGCCCTCCGACACAGGGGGTGTAATCCAGCTCCCCTGGCTTGCACTCCAGTCCACCCACCGTCGAAGCGACCATCATTGCCAGGAATCCATAGACCATCAGCAGGCCGAGGACGATGAGTGCGTCGTAGACGAGGGCCGCCAGGCGTTTGCCGACACCGGCGTAAGGCAGTTCGGTAAAACTGGTGGGGTTCTGCTGTTGGGTCACGGTTTACTCCGCCTGAACTGATGCTATGGCGGCGGATTCTATCAGAGGCAGTGGGGCAGGGGGCGGTAGTGGGTTGTGAGTGGCTTGTGAGCGCAGAGGTTAGTCGTGCAGAGGTCGGACTTCCGTGTCCGCGGTTCGAATATCAGAATTCGTATTCGAAGGAGAACTTGAACTTGTCGTCGGAGAGGCGCACGTCGTAATCGAAGGCCTGGCCGATCTTGCCGTGGCCATCGGTATAGCGCAGCAGGCCGTTACTGCTGCTGCGGCGATTCTGTTCCCGCCAGGTACGCCATCCCATCTTGAGGATCTCGTTGACAGCTTTGCCACCGGTAGTGGGCTCGAACTCATCTGGGTTGGTATACATTTGCAGCCACTGGTAATTCAGCTGGCGCTGCACGTTGCCCATGGAGTTGTTGCGCAGGTTTTCAGCCGCCTCGAACAGGGCGGTATTGTCCATGCCGAAGGCGCTGTCGACGAAGAAGGCATTGTCTGCCTGCAGGTTCAAGGCGGTGTTGGAATCGGGAATGAACAGTTCGTCGGAAAGGCAGTGGGTGGAGACTGGCGACAAAAACAGGGCGAACACGTACGGGAGGTGTCGACTGGCACGAGGACGATGTCTGCAGAGTTCCATTGGATCTACCCCGGGGTGTTTACTTCTTCCTGCACGGCGGATTAACCGCCGCTGAATTTATTATGGTTCACCCGTTACGAACTGTTGTATCTCACATCCACCACGAACCGCGCAAGCCCGGAGTGTGGATTTCATATGAATTTTGGTCATTGCGTCACAGGCCGCGTGAGCGCTGGCCCCGTTTATTGTTGCCGAAAATTCGGGGGCTGCGACAAGCCCCGCGCCATTGTTTTTTATCACCCTCAGCCCGGCGCAAAAAACGTTGATATGCAAATTTAATCTAGGAGGCGCCAGTCGATGACTTTAGCGACTGGCGTGCCGTTCTACCCGGTGAATGAATGATGACAGCGTTGTCTTTTTTACTTGGGTGGCGCAGAATGGGGCAAACGTAGCGCTCATAACCAATAACAGTCAGAAGCTCCTATGAATCGTCTGCTCCCCGCTGTCGCCCTGTCCGTCCTGCTTGCCGCCTGTGGCAAGCCTGAGAATGTCCACACCCCGGTCACTCAGCGCATCGCCGACCACTTTTCCGTGAGCCAGGAGGTTCTGACCAACTTCCAGGGCGTCGATAAGGCGCTGCGGTCCGACTGCAAGCTGGCCGGCGGCAGTGGGGCCATCTGCTCCACCTATCGCATCTCACTGACCAACAACGGTGACGGGATCGGGGCGGGTGAGCGAGATTGGACGCTGTACTTTCACAGCATCCGGCGCACCTTCCGCCTGTTGAATCGGGACGACTTCACTCTCGAGCATGTGAAAGGGGATCTGCACCGGCTGAAGCCTAATGGACAATTTGCTGGAATCGCTGCCGGTGAAACGGTCGAGCTGGATTTCCTGGCCGAGAACTGGATGCAGTTCGAGTCCGACTTTATGCCGCGGCTGTTCGTGGTTGATGCGGACGGCGGGGCGCTGGTGATCGCCTCTACTGACAGCGACGGCATTGACGGGCTGGTGGAGCCGATCGGCAAGAACGATCCGGACAACTGGAAGCGCACCGCAGCAGACGCCAACATCCTGGCGAACGCCAGCAATCGCTATGCGGACTTTACCGCGGAAGAGAGCATGGCCGTTGAGTCCTGGCGGGAGCGGATCATTCCCAGCCCGCTCAAGACGGAGGTGCTTGGCGGGACGGTACAGATTGGGGCTGGAATTGCCGTGGACCCGGGCCCACTGAGCCCGGATAGCATCGCGGCGGTTCAGACACGCCTGCAAACACTAGGACTTTCCGCTGCGACTCGCGAGGGGGCCTATCTCGTTTCTGTCACCATCGAGCCGACGGCTTTTGCTGACCAGGTGAGCGGTGCCTACCGTCTCGAGACAACTGAAACGGGTGCCAGCGTGACGGGCTTCGACCAGGCGGGCGCTTTCTATGGCCTGCAGTCTCTGCTGGCTCTGGTCGACATCCGTGAACAGACCCTGGCCCAGGTCGCAGTTGACGATGCGCCGCGCTTCCAACATCGCGGTATGTTCCTGGACGTTGGGCGCAATTTCCATACCAAGGCCGTGGTACTGCGACTGTTGGATCAGATGGCGGCCTACAAGCTCAATCGCTTCCACTTCCATCTGTCTGATGACGAGGGCTGGCGGCTGGAGATCCCCGGTCTGCCCGAGCTGACTGAGGTGGGCGGGCGCCGCTGTTTCGACCTCAATGAAGATCGTTGCCTGCTGCCCCAACTGGGTTCCGGTCCCAAGGACGATAACAACGGCAGTGGCTACTTCTCCGTTGATGACTATGTCGAGATCCTGCGTTATGCCGCTGCCCGCCACATCGAAGTGGTGCCCGAGTTCGATATGCCGGCCCACGCCCGCGCCGCAGTGGTGGCGATGGAGGCCCGCTATCGCCGCCTGGCTGAAAGCGCGCCGGAGCAGGCCAGTGAGTTCCGGCTGATCGACTCTGAGGATGATACCGAGTACTTGTCGGTGCAGTTCTACAACGACAGCTACATCAACCCCTGTATCGACTCCACTTACCGCTTCGTGGGCAAGTTGATACGGGAAGTGCAGGCCATGCATGTCGCCGCTGGCGTACCGCTTGAGACCTGGCACTTTGGTGGTGACGAGGCAGTGAATATCCTCGCAAGCGGCAGCTTCGAGGATGCGCCCGGCAGTGATCCGGAAAAGGGCGATGTAGCGGCCTCCGCCCGCAAGCAACCCTGGAGCGGCTCGCCGCAATGCCAGAAGCTGGTGGCAGATGGCGATGTGGAATCCATGGATAAACTCGGTGAGCACTACGCCAAGCAGGTGAGTGCGCTGCTGGTCGACGCCGGCATTCCGACCATGGCGGCCTGGAATGACGGGGTCAAGCGGATCGACGAGGCCGCTGCGGAACTCGCCACCGCCGACAACTATGCCAATTCCTGGGGGCCGCTGTTCTGGGGTGGCGGCGATGAGAGCGTGCACCTGACCGAGTCCGGATTCGATGTGGTGCAGTCCCATTCCGACTTCCTCTACTTCGATATGCCTTACGAAGTGGATCCGAAGGAGAGCGGTTACTACTGGGCATCCCGCTATATCGATACCGAGAAGACCTTCAGCTACGCGCCACTCAATACCGCGCAGCTGGCCGAGGTCTCCACCGATCGCGATGGCAACGGTTGGTCTGCCACCTCACCGTCGATGGAATTCGCTGAACGGGTGCGGGGAATCCAGGGGCAGCTCTGGAGCGAGGTGGTACGCACCGATGCCCAGGTGGAGTACATGGTTTACCCCCGCCTGCTGGCCCTGGCTGAACGTGCCTGGCACCGGGCCTCCTGGGAACTGTCACCACAGGAAGGGCAGAAATTCTCGGCAGAGACGGATCTGGTAGACAAAGCCGCGCTGGCGCGTGACTGGGCCGAGTTTGCCGCCACTCTGGGCCGCAAGGAACTGCTGAAGCTGGATCGTGCCGGAGTGGGTTACCGCGTGCCGGTGCCGGGAGCAGTGCAACTGAATGGCGACCTGCATGCTGCCGTGCCTTTCCCGGGACTACCGGTAGAAGTATTTGATGGCGAGCGCTGGCAGTCTGTAGATAAGGCGGCAAGCTCCGCTCAGGTGCTGGCGGTGCGGGCCCGTAGCAGTGACGGCCAGCGAGCCGGCCGTGCGGTGGAGTTGCCGCCGATCACGCAGACGGCAGAGCGCTGAGTCATCGTCCCCGCATCGGCAGTCGGAGTGCAGGCCTGGCCACGGGAATGCGCCGGATCATGCGGGTCCGGCATGGAAAATGATGGAGGCGGGGGTTCCCGTCTCCGGATCCACAGGCTCGTCCAAACGGGACAGTGGCAGTCCCTTTTCCCCCAGCAGGGCGATCCAGTCGCCGAGGGTGCGAAAGTACCAGGGCGGGGCATCGCTGAATTCGTCGTTGAATCCCTTCCAGGTTCCACTCCTCCAGCCACTCCGGTAGTCGCCGTCGGCGCCCCAGCAAGGGTGCAATGTCTGTATCAGCAGATAGCCACCGGGCTCTAGCAGGTCGATGGCCGCGGCCAACACCCGTTCGACCGATGCCTCGCCGATCAGCGAGAAGTTGCACACCAGCAAGTCAAAACGCAGCGGGAAGCGGGCGCTCTCCATCTCTTCGTAGCGCATTTCCATAAACCGCTGCCCCAGGTCGCCTGACTTGTCCCGCGCAGCCGCCACCAGTTCCGGAACTCCATCTACGCCCCACGTTTCAATTCCCTCTGACGCCAGGGCGCGACAGAGCCAGCCCTCGCCACAGCCCACGTCGAGAGCCGTACGCGGTCGGTGCGTGAGGGCGGCGGCTACAATTGCTGCATCGGTTACTCGGATCCGGCTGCCGATCTCGGCGTTCTCGATGGCTCGCTGCCAGGGGGCGGCATTGCGCCGCCAGCTGTGTAGTACCTTTTCGTCGCTGAATTCGGAATCGGTCATGATTGGCGCTGCGCTCCGGTAGGAAATTTCATGGGGCGGGTGTAGTGTCCCAGTGTAACGAGGGAGAGGGAATAAAAGAGATAACGCTATGCCCCGTGAAATGATCTTTGATTACATCATTGTCGGTGGAGGCTCCGCCGGCTGTGTATTGGCCAATCGTTTGAGTGCCGACGAGAAGCACCGGGTATGCCTGCTGGAGGCAGGGCGAAGCGACCGCAGCCTGTTGATTCAGATGCCGGCCGGGATCAGCTACCTGGTACCGGGCAAGCGCTATAACCTCCACCATTACACTGACCCCCAGCCGGAGCTGAATGACCGCCGTCTATTCTGGCCCCGGGGGCGCACTCTGGGCGGCAGCAGCGCCATCAACGCGATGATCTATATCCGTGGCAACGGTGCTGACTACGATGCCTGGGAAGCCGCCGGCAGCCCAGGTTGGGGCTGGCGGGATCTGCTGCCATATTTCCTGCTGGCTGAGGGGAATGAGCGGGGTAGCGATGCCTACCACAGTGGCTTCGGACCGCTGGCGGTGTCAGACCTGAAGTGGCGCTCTGAGGCCGGCAACGCCTTTGTCCGCGCTGCGCAGGCGGCGGGTCATCGTCTGAATAGTGATTTCAACGGCAGCCAGCAGAGCGGCGTGGGCTTTTATCAGGTCACCCAGAAGCACGGCCGGCGATGCTCCTCGGCGCGGGCCTACCTCTACCCGGTGAAGAACCGCCCCAACCTCAGTGTTTTTACCAAAAGCCAGGTCGCGCGCCTGTTGTTTCGCGGCGACCGGGTTGTCGGCGTGGAAATGTTGAACGGCCACAGGGTGCTGGCCAACAAGGAAGTGATTCTCTGCGCAGGGGCTATCCAGTCGCCGCAACTGCTGATGCTCTCTGGAGTTGGTGATGAGAGTGCCCTGAAAAAACTCGGGATTGTGCCCCAGGCACACCTGCCGGGTGTCGGCCGCAATTTGCAGGATCATCTGGACATCACCCAGGTGGTGGAGGCGTCGGCTCCGGTGACCTTTTCCACATCCTTCGGGGCGATGCTGAAAAATGCGGCGCACCTGCCGGAATTCCTTTTCGCCAACCGTGGGCCGCTCACCAATAATGTGGCCGAGGCGGGCGGCTTTGCCAGCTCCAGCCTCGCCGGCGCTCACCCGGATATCCAGTTCCATTTCACTTCCGCACCGCTTTTCGAGCATGGACTGAAAAAAGAGCGGGGCTACGGCTACTCGTTGCACGCCTGTGCCTTGCGCCCGAAAAGCCGGGGGGAAATTACCCTGGTGAGCCGCAATCCAAAAGATCTCCCGAGGATTCAGCCCAATTATCTGGCCGAGTCGGAAGACCTGCAGGTTCTGGTAGAGGGGTTCGAGATGGCTCGCGAGATCCTCGAGCAGGAGGACCTCAAGCGTTACCAGAAACGGCTCTGGAGCCCGGGTAAGTCGTTGAGCAAGCGCAAGGCCATCGAGTCTTTTGTCCGCCAGCATGCGGAGACCATCTATCATCCGGTGGGGACCTGCAAAATGGGCCGTGATGACAACGCTGTGGTCGATGCGGAATTGCGGGTTCGCGGCGTGGATGGACTGCGGGTAGTGGACGCCTCCATAATGCCGACCCTCATTAGCGGCAACACCAATGCTCCGGTGATTGCCATCGCCGAAAAGGCGGCGGATCTGATCCTGAACAAGGAGAAGTCCGCGGCCGTCGATCTGGAAGCACTGGAACTGCAATGATCTGGCTATGCCCTATCTGTCATTCGCCCCTGGAATGCCGTGACGTCGATTGGCACTGTGGAAACGGCCATCTGTTCGATCGGGCCCGCGAGGGCTATGTGAACCTGTTGCCGGTACAGCACAAGCACTCCAGGGAGCCGGGTGATTCGGCTGACATGTTGCGCGCTCGCCGACGCTTCCTCGAGGCAGGACACTATCGCTCGCTGGCAGAGGCCATCACTGCATTGCTGCCATTTGAGTCCGGACGCCAACTGCTGGATGTCGGTTGTGGCGAAGGCTATTACACGCGCCAATTGCACGAGGCTGGCTGGCCTGCCGACGCTCTGGCGGGGGTGGATATCGCCAAGGCCGGTGTGCGCATGGCGGCCAAGAGCCAGCCGGGCAGTCAGTATGTCGTGGCGGGAAATTTTGATCTGCCCGTAGCGGAAGACAGTGTCGACCATATCCTGCGGGTATTTGCCCCCGGTGACGCGGCGGAGCTCAGTCGCGTGGTCAACCCCGGAGGTTCGATCGTCGATGTGGCGCCGGGGCCGGAGCACCTGTGGTCCCTCAAACAGGCCCTGTACCGGGAGCCTCGTGAACACGCACCGCCAAAACCGCTGGAGGGTTTTGTGCCCGAGGTGGAGCTGCGCTGCTGTTTCCTTTTCACTCTGGAGAGTACTGAGGAGATCGCCGATTTCCTGTCCATGACGCCCTTTGCCTGGAAAGGGGATGCCGAGGCGAGGGCAGAACTGGAGCAGCGGAAGCGGCTCAGGCTGGAAGCGGACTTTGTCGTGCGGCGCATGGTGAGCCGCAAGTAAGCCCCAACAAGAACAAATCAATAGACTGAGCTGGAATTACCCTGCCGATGGCCACGCCGAAAGATTACGGATTTATGCAGCGCGCCCTCGAATTGGCGGAGATCGCCGCCGAGCGGGGAGAAGTCCCGGTGGGTGCTGTGGTGGTACAGAATGGGGAGATTATCGGTGAGGGCAGCAATCGCCCCATCGGCAATTGCGACCCCAGTGCCCATGCCGAGATTGTCGCCCTGCGCCGGGCCGCCGACCATGCCGGCAATTATCGCCTGCCCGATGCCACCCTGTACGTGACCATTGAACCCTGTACCATGTGTTTCGGAGCAATGATTCACGCGCGAATCTCACGGCTGGTGTATGGTGCCACCGAGCCCCGTGCCGGCGTGGTGGAGAGTCAGCTGCAGTTGGGGCAGGCCGGATTCTTCAATCATCGCATTGCCGTCGAGGGCGGTGTCATGGCCGAAGAGGGAGGAGATCTTGTCAGAGACTTTTTCCAACGAAAGCGTTGAGATGGCGCTGGCATTCCTGATCAATTCGCTGCTGGTCGCCACAGTGGTGGTGATTCACCACGAAGCCCTGAATGGCTTGTTCCGAATCGGCCAGAAACTGACGGTGCACCGTAACCTGGCACTGCTGATCGGTGTTTTCGGGGCGCTCATCGCCCACATCACCGAGATCTGGCTTTTTGCCCTGGGTTACTTCTACATGGTGCATTCAGATGCCTTCGAGACATTGAAGGGTAATTTTGACGGCTCCCTGATTGATTGTGCCTATTTCTCCTTCACCACATACACCTCGCTGGGTTTCGGTGATATCGAGCCGCTGGGGCACCTGCGTTTCACCGCAGGGCTGGAGGCGCTGACCGGGCTGGTGATGATCACGTGGACAGCCTCGTTCATGTTCCTGAAGATGCAGAGATACTGGGTGCATCGGCAAGACGGTAATGGTTACTGAAGCGGGTCGCACCCGTGTCCCCCCTACCCAGTAAGTGATCAAAATAAATGCCCCGTCGCTGACGAACGGGGCTGATAAGGTTTGTAGTTGTAATGAACCCCGGTTTTATCAAGATGGCCCTGATCCTCGGGCTGCTCAGCTGTGTTGGCCCCTTTGCCATCGATATGTATCTGCCCGCGCTGCCGCAGATTGCGGCAAGCCTGGATGCCCCGGTGGAGCTGACCCAGTACACGCTGATGTCTTTTTTCATCGCCTTTGGTGTCAGTCAGCTTTTTTATGGTCCGGCGGCAGATATGTTCGGGCGCAAGCCCCCGCTCTATTTCGGTCTGGGATTATTTGCTGCGGCTTCAATCGGGTGCGCCCTGGCCACTTCCATCGAATGGCTGATCGCACTGCGATTCCTGCAGGGCGTTGGTGCTGCAGCGGGCATGTCCATCCCCCGTGCCGTCATCCGCGACTGCTATACCGGCACCCGGGCCACGCGTCTCATGACCACGGTGATGCTGGTGATTTCCATTTCCCCGATGCTGGCGCCGCTGGTGGGGAGCCTGGTGATCGCGCCGTTCGGCTGGCCGGCAGTGTTTATCTCGGTTGGCCTGGCGGCGCTGCTCGGGCTGGCCCTGGCGTTCTGGAGTCTTCCTGAAACACTACCGGAAAAGCACCGGGTGCCCTTCCGGTTTTCGGCGATGGTGCGCGCCTTTTACACCCTGTTTCGCGATCGCGGCTATATGGGCCTGACCGCGATTGGCGGGCTGGGCATGGCAAGCTTTTTTATCTTCCTCTCCACCTCGTCCTTTATCTATACCGGCCATTACGGGCTGACGCCGACCCAGTTCAGTCTGGCGTTCTCCCTCAATGCGGTCGGCTTCTTTATCGCCAGCCAGTTTGCCGCCACCCTGGGCGAGCGTTTCGGTCAGGTGATTGTGGTGCGGTGGGCAGTGGCCGGCTTTGCCGTCAGTGCTACTGCCATGTTCGTATTGTTTTCCCTTGGTGCGGACAGCTTCCCCTTGTTGATCTCCATGCTGATGCTGAGCAATGCGTTTCTTGGCTTAGTGGTTCCCACTACGATGGTGCTGTCACTGGAGGCCCACGGCCCTATCGCCGGTACCGCGGCGGCTCTTGGTGGTGCACTGCAGATGCTGCTCGGGGCCGTGGGAATTGTAATCGTCAGCCTGTTCTTCGAGGGGCAACCTGTCTCGCTGGTAGCGGGAATTGCGGTCTGCGCACTGCTGGCGCAGGGCCTGTCTATGATGACGTTGCGCTTTGAATCTCCCTTGGCGAGCGAAGGCTGAACCTGTCAGGCGGGCTCGAAAGGAATGGTCTGCTGCCCTCTGCAACGAACGATAAGGCGATGAGCCAATAGTCCGGAAGGTGTCATGACAACATTGCGGCGTGCCTGGCGCACTCAAAAGGCCGGCTCTATCAGTGATCTCAAACTGGTTGAAGAACCATTAGGTGCACTGGACCCAGAAAAAATCCGTATTGAGGTCAGATCTGTCGGCCTCAACTTTGCCGATATCTTTGCGCTAACCGGCCTCTATTCCGCCACGCCAAAAGGCAGTTTTGTTCC from Microbulbifer aggregans includes these protein-coding regions:
- a CDS encoding multidrug effflux MFS transporter; amino-acid sequence: MNPGFIKMALILGLLSCVGPFAIDMYLPALPQIAASLDAPVELTQYTLMSFFIAFGVSQLFYGPAADMFGRKPPLYFGLGLFAAASIGCALATSIEWLIALRFLQGVGAAAGMSIPRAVIRDCYTGTRATRLMTTVMLVISISPMLAPLVGSLVIAPFGWPAVFISVGLAALLGLALAFWSLPETLPEKHRVPFRFSAMVRAFYTLFRDRGYMGLTAIGGLGMASFFIFLSTSSFIYTGHYGLTPTQFSLAFSLNAVGFFIASQFAATLGERFGQVIVVRWAVAGFAVSATAMFVLFSLGADSFPLLISMLMLSNAFLGLVVPTTMVLSLEAHGPIAGTAAALGGALQMLLGAVGIVIVSLFFEGQPVSLVAGIAVCALLAQGLSMMTLRFESPLASEG